From the Clostridium sp. Marseille-P299 genome, one window contains:
- a CDS encoding extracellular solute-binding protein, whose amino-acid sequence MRKKLLSVLVCVALVASILAGCGKKDTPTDSGGTKYSKFITVDVFDGLANYQGIQSGWFAKIVKDKFNMELNIIAPNVAGGGDTLFQTRSTAGDLGDLIIYGADDGKLQNMVTAGLVLDLTDLLKGKEIVTKYKNAIDSLNSLVKEDGIWGLPSSVSEQPATNPSEGLDPTFGPYLRWDAYKAAGYPKMNTLEDLLPVLKAMQEKVPTSDSGKPTYSISLFKDWDGNMMCLAKQPTCFYGYDELGFVLAKADGSDYQSIIDSDSMYVRVLKLYFDANQMGLVDPESTTQNYDTMYAKYQDGQILYSPWPWLGQAAYNTPTNKEVGKGFMISSIADMKDLSYGCRPNGDRQTIAIGSKAEDPERLADFIDWLYSPEGIQMSAAQTSSSSGPEGLTWEMKNNRPELTEFGWKAFYEGGDTQVPDEWGGGLWKDGVSALNFPAVIPSDINPKTGFPYNYTLWESVLEKNTTPLDTDWQTQMDAKTTIEFLQKNDKLMVAPGASYIAPEEDSEITTLRGQCKAIIIENSWKAVFASDENEFNSLIKEMQDTVIGLGYDKVLAVDMQNAKDQNTTREQAVAASK is encoded by the coding sequence ATGAGAAAGAAACTGTTAAGTGTACTAGTTTGTGTTGCATTAGTGGCATCTATATTAGCCGGATGTGGAAAGAAAGATACACCAACAGACTCTGGGGGAACAAAGTACTCAAAGTTTATAACGGTAGACGTTTTTGATGGTTTGGCTAACTATCAGGGAATTCAGTCCGGATGGTTTGCAAAGATTGTAAAAGACAAATTTAACATGGAACTTAATATCATTGCACCAAACGTAGCAGGTGGTGGAGATACTTTATTTCAGACACGTTCTACAGCTGGGGATCTTGGAGATTTAATTATTTATGGAGCGGATGATGGTAAGTTGCAGAACATGGTAACAGCAGGTCTCGTATTAGATTTAACCGATTTGCTAAAAGGTAAAGAAATTGTTACAAAATACAAAAATGCAATCGATTCGTTAAATTCTTTAGTGAAAGAAGATGGAATTTGGGGTCTTCCTTCTAGCGTTTCAGAGCAACCAGCGACCAATCCTTCTGAAGGTCTTGACCCAACATTTGGACCATATTTACGTTGGGATGCATATAAAGCAGCAGGTTATCCTAAGATGAACACATTAGAAGATTTACTGCCTGTATTAAAGGCAATGCAAGAAAAAGTTCCAACAAGCGACTCTGGAAAGCCAACCTATAGTATATCATTGTTTAAAGACTGGGATGGAAACATGATGTGTTTAGCTAAACAACCAACTTGTTTCTATGGATATGATGAGTTAGGATTTGTATTAGCAAAAGCGGATGGTTCTGATTATCAGAGTATTATTGATAGTGATTCTATGTATGTACGAGTTTTAAAACTTTACTTTGATGCAAATCAAATGGGACTTGTAGATCCTGAATCAACAACTCAAAATTATGATACGATGTATGCAAAATACCAGGATGGACAAATTTTATATTCTCCATGGCCTTGGTTAGGGCAAGCAGCTTATAACACACCAACGAATAAAGAAGTAGGAAAAGGTTTTATGATTTCCTCTATTGCCGATATGAAAGATTTATCTTATGGATGTAGACCAAATGGTGACAGACAAACAATTGCAATCGGTAGTAAAGCAGAAGATCCAGAAAGATTAGCAGATTTTATTGACTGGTTATACTCTCCAGAAGGAATACAGATGTCAGCAGCACAGACTTCTAGCTCAAGTGGACCAGAAGGATTAACCTGGGAAATGAAAAACAATAGACCTGAATTAACTGAATTTGGATGGAAAGCATTTTATGAAGGTGGAGATACTCAAGTTCCTGACGAATGGGGTGGCGGTTTATGGAAAGATGGCGTTTCAGCACTTAACTTTCCGGCTGTAATTCCAAGTGATATAAATCCAAAGACTGGATTTCCTTATAACTATACGTTATGGGAATCTGTATTAGAAAAAAATACAACTCCACTTGATACTGATTGGCAAACTCAGATGGATGCAAAAACAACAATTGAATTCTTACAAAAGAATGATAAACTTATGGTAGCACCAGGTGCTTCTTATATTGCTCCAGAAGAGGATTCTGAAATCACTACATTAAGAGGACAATGTAAAGCAATTATTATCGAAAATTCTTGGAAAGCAGTATTTGCTTCGGATGAAAATGAATTCAATAGTTTAATTAAAGAAATGCAAGACACAGTTATTGGTTTAGGTTATGATAAAGTCTTAGCTGTTGATATGCAAAATGCAAAAGATCAAAATACTACAAGAGAACAGGCAGTAGCAGCATCAAAATAA
- a CDS encoding alpha/beta hydrolase, giving the protein MIHQVIDIQVKGSLPNTKLYTYFLDNSEEINSNRVRPVIVICPGGGYAMTSDREAEPVAMKFLSMGYHAVILRYSCAPAVYPTALLELATVVKLLRDNADLWHIDKEKIIIQGSSAGGHLAASFGVFWKEAFLAQYFNTISDLLKPNGLILNYPVITSGRFAHRDSFYNLLGERYEELLDKMSLEKHVTEDTPKTFLWHTFPDDCVPVENSLLFVMALKEKNIPTEFHMYPVGGHGLGLATKETACPNGYGVQEECKTWINLVETWLVNI; this is encoded by the coding sequence ATGATACACCAAGTAATTGATATTCAAGTGAAAGGTTCTTTGCCAAATACAAAATTATATACCTATTTTTTAGATAATTCTGAAGAAATTAATTCTAACAGGGTTAGGCCAGTAATCGTTATATGTCCAGGGGGTGGCTATGCAATGACCTCCGATCGAGAAGCAGAACCAGTTGCAATGAAGTTTCTGTCTATGGGATATCACGCAGTTATATTACGATATTCTTGTGCACCAGCAGTTTATCCAACAGCGTTGCTTGAATTAGCAACGGTTGTAAAGTTACTTAGAGATAATGCGGATTTATGGCATATTGACAAGGAAAAAATAATTATTCAAGGTTCTTCTGCAGGTGGGCACTTGGCAGCAAGCTTCGGTGTGTTTTGGAAAGAAGCTTTTTTAGCACAATATTTTAATACTATCTCAGATCTATTAAAGCCAAATGGTTTGATACTTAATTACCCAGTTATCACATCTGGACGATTTGCTCATCGTGATTCTTTTTATAATTTATTAGGAGAACGCTATGAAGAATTGCTTGATAAAATGTCTTTAGAAAAACATGTTACGGAAGATACTCCAAAAACGTTTCTATGGCACACCTTTCCAGATGATTGTGTACCAGTGGAAAATTCACTTTTATTTGTAATGGCATTGAAGGAAAAAAATATCCCAACGGAATTCCATATGTATCCTGTTGGAGGCCATGGTTTGGGACTTGCTACAAAGGAAACCGCTTGTCCGAATGGATATGGTGTTCAAGAAGAGTGTAAAACTTGGATTAATTTAGTTGAAACCTGGCTTGTAAATATATAA
- a CDS encoding response regulator transcription factor, which produces MNVFIADDEEIIREGLKCIIEWDKLGFTICGESSNGEDTLSGILKLKPDLVLLDIRMPKLQGTEIVRLAREQNFKGHFIILSGFSDFKYAQTAIRYGVDFYLTKPIHDEELIHAVTTVKEALEKEQLHTNTMNQYKEKAKSAILHDIILNSSDYNQINFEEINLSASMYQIVIYENYNQGLFNLTYSFADLLKVTNQGNNSYEHIKIHDNDVVLLKGDFALNRFQDFLRHYDNVPQKGSPLDSLFITYGRLIYRVEDIHYSYDDALELLNRRFFCEQNQHTIGYEQLPDVSSMKQELTPEDANQYCEKFCDYIQCFNRNMIAETLHHLEKKLYNATSNLSNIKLFLTDIYLQIKQTISHIYNATGIPFPTNSSVIDLIERKYYLYEIILFFSEQFEMIMNAIGNSSSDSIIDDIVYYINHNFSDNIKLDTIAPLFGYNSSYLGKIFNKKMRESFNSYIDQVRIRHSKELLLERNLKVYEIAERVGYKNVDYFHKKFKKYVGESPAEFRKNNLK; this is translated from the coding sequence ATGGCGAAGACACTCTATCAGGTATACTAAAACTAAAACCAGATTTAGTATTGCTGGATATTCGCATGCCTAAACTTCAAGGAACAGAAATTGTAAGACTCGCTAGAGAACAAAATTTTAAAGGCCATTTTATTATATTAAGCGGTTTTTCTGATTTTAAATATGCTCAAACTGCGATACGTTATGGTGTGGATTTTTATTTAACGAAACCAATTCACGATGAGGAACTAATTCATGCAGTTACCACAGTAAAGGAAGCATTGGAAAAAGAGCAATTACATACAAATACCATGAATCAATATAAAGAAAAAGCGAAGTCTGCGATACTTCATGATATCATTTTGAATTCAAGTGATTATAATCAAATAAATTTTGAGGAAATTAACCTCTCTGCTTCTATGTATCAAATCGTTATTTATGAAAATTATAATCAGGGATTATTTAATCTTACTTATAGCTTTGCTGATTTATTAAAAGTAACAAATCAAGGGAATAATTCGTATGAACACATAAAAATTCATGATAATGATGTTGTTTTATTAAAAGGAGATTTTGCTTTAAATCGTTTTCAAGATTTTCTAAGACATTATGATAACGTTCCCCAAAAAGGTTCTCCTCTGGATTCCTTATTTATAACTTATGGAAGATTAATCTATAGAGTTGAAGACATTCACTATTCATATGATGATGCACTAGAATTGTTAAATCGACGTTTTTTCTGTGAGCAAAACCAACACACCATTGGTTATGAACAGCTGCCTGATGTAAGCTCGATGAAACAAGAACTCACTCCGGAAGATGCCAATCAGTACTGTGAAAAATTCTGTGACTATATTCAATGCTTCAACCGAAATATGATTGCTGAAACTCTACATCACCTAGAGAAGAAGTTATACAATGCTACAAGCAATTTATCTAATATTAAACTATTTTTAACAGATATATATCTACAGATCAAGCAAACTATCAGTCACATTTATAACGCTACTGGGATTCCCTTCCCAACGAATTCTTCTGTGATTGACTTAATTGAGAGAAAATATTATCTTTACGAAATTATTTTATTTTTTTCAGAACAGTTTGAAATGATCATGAACGCGATTGGAAATTCATCCAGTGATAGTATCATTGATGATATCGTCTATTATATTAATCATAACTTTTCTGATAACATAAAACTAGATACGATAGCACCATTATTCGGGTACAATAGTTCCTATTTAGGTAAAATCTTTAATAAGAAAATGAGGGAAAGTTTTAATTCCTACATAGACCAAGTCCGAATTCGCCACTCAAAAGAATTACTTCTAGAAAGAAATCTAAAAGTCTATGAAATTGCTGAGCGTGTGGGCTATAAAAACGTAGATTATTTTCATAAGAAGTTCAAAAAATATGTTGGTGAAAGTCCCGCTGAATTTCGCAAAAATAATTTAAAGTAA